A genome region from Megalobrama amblycephala isolate DHTTF-2021 linkage group LG16, ASM1881202v1, whole genome shotgun sequence includes the following:
- the ywhae1 gene encoding LOW QUALITY PROTEIN: tyrosine 3-monooxygenase/tryptophan 5-monooxygenase activation protein, epsilon polypeptide 1 (The sequence of the model RefSeq protein was modified relative to this genomic sequence to represent the inferred CDS: deleted 2 bases in 1 codon) — protein MGDREDLVYQAKLAEQAERYDEMVDSMKKVAGMDVELTVEERNLLSVAYKNVIGARRASWRIISSIEQKENKGGEDKLKMIREYRQTVETELKSICNDILDVLDKHLIPAANSGESKVFYYKMKGDYHRYLAEFATGNDRKEAAENSLVAYKAASDIAMTDLQPTHPIRLGLALNFSVFYYEILNSPDRACRLAKAAFDDAIAELDTLSEESYKDSTLIMQLLRDNLTLWTSDMQGDGEEQNKEALQDVEDENQ, from the exons ATGGGTGACCGGGAGGATTTGGTGTACCAAGCCAAGCTCGCCGAGCAGGCGGAGAGATATGATG AAATGGTCGACTCCATGAAGAAAGTGGCTGGGATGGATGTTGAGCTAACAGTTGAAGAGAGAAACCTGCTCTCCGTGGCCTACAAGAACGTTATTGGGGCGAGAAGAGCGTCCTGGAGGATAATCAGTAGTATCGAGCAGAAA GAGAATAAGGGTGGAGAGGACAAATTGAAAATGATTCGGGAATATAGGCAAACG GTTGAAACAGAGTTGAAATCAATCTGCAATGACATCCTCGATGTATTGGACAAGCACCTAATCCCAGCTGCAAATTCAGGAGAGTCCAAGGTCTTCTACTACAAAAT GAAGGGCGATTACCACAGGTATCTCGCTGAGTTTGCTACAGGAAACGACAGGAAGGAGGCTGCAGAAAACAGTTTGGTTGCTTACAAAGCTGCTAGTGATATTGCAATGACAGACCTTCAGCCTACACACCCTATTCGTTTGGGTCTGGCTCTTAACTTCTCCGTATTCTACTATGAAATCCTCAACTCTCCCGACCGTGCATGCAG GTTGGCAAAGGCAGCATTTGACGATGCTATTGCTGAACTGGACACATTGAGTGAAGAAAGTTACAAGGACTCGACACTCATCATGCAGTTGTTACGTGATAACCTGACACTATGGACTTCAGATATGCAGGGAGATG GTGAGGAACAGAATAAAGAGGCGCTGCAAGATGTGGAGGATGAAAACCAATGA